TATTCATATTCCGCCCGCCGACGAAAATACTGAAGATTAAACTTATGTCTTTATCTTTTTTTATAGCAAAAAAATACTTTCTATCTAAGAAAAAGAGAAGCTTCATCAACTTTATTTCTCTCATTTCGATGTTGGGAATTGCACTGGGTTTAACTGCTCTCATTGTGATATTGTCGGTGTTTAATGGTCTGGAAGATCTCAACCGCCAGATTTTCAAAGCTTTTGATCCCGACCTTAAAATTACCTCAATTTCCAAAAAAGATTTTCTGCCCGAAAGTGGACTTTTGCAAAAAATCAAAGCCATAAACGGAGTTAAATATCTGTCCGAAGTATATCAGGATAAAGCGTTAGCACGCAGCAATGACGCCCAAATGATCGTAGTTCTTAAAGGAGTAGATACTACTTTTGAAAACAATCTTGAAATGCAAAAAGCTCTTTTTGAGGGTGATATGAAGATTTTTAAAGACGGCAGACCCACCGCATATGTGGGTGGAGGAGTTTATACAGCCCTTGATTTGAAAGTTAATGATTTTCTGTATCCTTTGACTTTATTATATCCTAAAATGCAGCCACTAAATGTGCTGAATCCTGAAGAAAATATAAACCAATCTACGCTGGAAGTGGCAGGAGCGTTTGTTTTGGAACAACAATATGATAATCATGTAATCGTACCTCTTCAAATTGTGGAGTCGCTCACCGAAAAAGAAGGGAAGAGAACGGCTATTGAAATCACGCTCAAAGAAAATATAGATGCCAGTGGTGTAAAAAAAGAGATTTCCGGAATATTAGCTTCAAATCTGCAAATCAAAGACCGGGATGAGCAAAATGCTCCATTACTCAAGGCCATTAAAATAGAAAAATTGTTTATTTTTATTGCTTTGTTTTTTATTGTGGGAATAGCCTCCTTCAATATTTTTTATTCTTTGAGTATGTTGGTTATAGATAAAAAAGATGATATAAAAACTTTGTCATCTCTTGGAGCCACAAAATCATTGATTAGAGCAATATTCCTTGCCGAAGGTCTATTGGTGGCCATTGTAGGCATAGTATTAGGCTTGATTTTAGGATTGGGCATAAGTTATTTACAACAAAAAATCGGGTTTGTAAAGCTTGGTATGGAATACGCCCTGGTTGATGCTTACCCGGTTGAGATTCGGACGAGTGATGTGTTTTTATCGGTTATTGGCATATTTGTGATAACTGTCCTGGCATCTGTTTTACCTGCAACACGGGCAACTAAATTTATGATTAACAACTAATTATGAAATTTTTAAAAATATTAGGATTGTTGTTTTTGGTGCTTTTTTCAATTACTGCAATAGGGCAAACGTTCAAAGAA
The sequence above is a segment of the Cytophagaceae bacterium genome. Coding sequences within it:
- a CDS encoding ABC transporter permease, translated to MSLSFFIAKKYFLSKKKRSFINFISLISMLGIALGLTALIVILSVFNGLEDLNRQIFKAFDPDLKITSISKKDFLPESGLLQKIKAINGVKYLSEVYQDKALARSNDAQMIVVLKGVDTTFENNLEMQKALFEGDMKIFKDGRPTAYVGGGVYTALDLKVNDFLYPLTLLYPKMQPLNVLNPEENINQSTLEVAGAFVLEQQYDNHVIVPLQIVESLTEKEGKRTAIEITLKENIDASGVKKEISGILASNLQIKDRDEQNAPLLKAIKIEKLFIFIALFFIVGIASFNIFYSLSMLVIDKKDDIKTLSSLGATKSLIRAIFLAEGLLVAIVGIVLGLILGLGISYLQQKIGFVKLGMEYALVDAYPVEIRTSDVFLSVIGIFVITVLASVLPATRATKFMINN